A genomic window from Plasmodium reichenowi strain SY57 chromosome 6, whole genome shotgun sequence includes:
- a CDS encoding DNA repair protein RAD50, putative, producing the protein MTTLEKIGIQGIRSYSDEDVEILEFATPITIIYGNNGSGKSTIIECLKVSCTGDFPPNAEKGKSFLHDPLISNKMNIRGKIDVLLNNYNNKRIGISRSYNLFYSKDKNKKVKHTFRALDNNIIIKKEKGDDLIITNKCVDINNHIPKLMGVSKALLENVIFCHHDENLWPFSESIKIKKKFDELFGDDHFSKILEELLKCKKYLNDLLKRKEFDLIHIKEKFEKKKNIYIEIEKNEKEIQSAQICIQLDVEEIEENTIILNNLIKKKNLLYKLIGNIDSYFLLYSKFKVDAEAYKDLKEVYEENYTELLHFQEVFNNDINKCQICIQKVKQDIHNLQHEKDTCMFNYNESNKYDDNYELSKKQLNEYIIKRDDIINKLKDIFFYNDQIFFSNYKANSSADIIKHSAINEGHQKEKLNEKLKKKFKKHDSIFIKEHLLKEYENLLNMYDIHKEDMALYNHDVMLSYKNEEHIPSSARLIEELYLICQNKVQDKASNKSDDNKNKWDDNKNKWDDNKNKWDDNKNKWGDNKNKWDDNKNKWDDNKNKWDDNKNKWDNNKNNFDDNKNNFDDNKNNLDDNKNNLDDNKNNFDDNKFSEIPNVSNILSNVPYLKKKHEKKINSIRYVLKRYISHIKRNKYIKRNVIYKIKNYKKRLLKIEKKITLLDIYKNKLNKLKSNEFIYEQNLKKIEKLNQLKCLYDNLTTLDDEMDTYNIQKENNYYEEQIEKNMKQINYIHKLKIWIHTFCNIIRNYNIFYEFIQRCKKIHANCVLFFDILFSLVQVIKTNFYKIVDMLKERDMDFYYYIERGMEKKIINVEKNKSVEKNISVEKNKSVEKNKSVEKNTSVEKNISVEKNTSVEKNTSVEKNTSVEKNTSVEKKKITKLKSNIEIEESVEKIKDNNINECDVNVDTLNKTNSIHHVNNRKINSKPLVCMNTHFQRKRENEKINDYTCKLKKQKTHLDISILKNRKYLDILLNIINIYIDKYENKINNVKNLIISLKEKVLEISKKLNNINNNINEYKNYLLNFKNMLKEKKYKDVKDFVNYLEAINNQIKIKKKNLWMLNGKEDLMNEFKNHLKSDEENNSDNHKKVGVEKKKKCIFCKSTISQNNKDMEQIEMYIEEQKRDMLKKIQESEKDINILKNKKEENIILLNYYYYYIKHMHTYTNDSNEMVVRLKEELLSVQESIEKYNIKIKNIHRKFQLVQKFKETCVHLINIQKDILDVEKYIKDESIKIKWNFQEMQNKINDNMKNNKMSNNMITPDNMITPDNMITPDNMITRNNMNTCDHSFVEKLYHAIENLDISIEVKESNLLKNIKEFVKNFAKYNNKDIINIFYNKMCTTNVNGSNSYIPYNEMINVDLYEQYNYQNNYEDSFKYNLYKINNANYICKLLSPHQKVNLKXXXXXXXXXXXXXXXXXXXXXXXXXXXXXKKTDDDGYDDEIFPCDNIEYDEQFYEDDHHHSYNKSKSLIENYRSPCKIKEESVKEPNMCSIKHIYDNVSSNDDILKNDKTVLLNKVNSSYLSFVLNIGTSFYRNEEIKENNKNDINETYDNTNKMCDGTNKMCDGTNKMCDDTNKICDDTNKICDDTNKKFHNTNKRYDNINQNTYGTFLKCSHFLHDLPSIILNNKHFEKMYGNFLSCLNVEEYTRKEQIKMIEKMKVVIKDRRAYVIKKSKVLEKTINIDKRIRDLIKKMDIYILYYKEKKKKIIDEKIHAKDLLIEQRDTQLKYIKKCIRNNKKSIFLEKRNYYLKMNMIYILIKKLKHTEEEIAKKEKYLKDVKEKLNNNEIIKNQVICIDKKINEKKEHILCLEKEKINIEKMLHNIIMNTNMKKMYEQFLEHHQTFILSLNQLKGSFFLYEGKNIKNSNIYKLEYKDEINGDKKKENDNNVSSNNNSIINNDNRNKKNMYNDEENGINYINDIVKKLEENYNSNTNIYNFINKTFDITECLKNRLKDIIKIEEDDLNEQIEKYTKSITALKIKEAEMNGKICLRKEYLEKLKEDIKSETLINIDKEYKKKIIEIFVYKNLIKDLQNFHFSFDQAIIKFHSLKMQEINLSIKNLWRRVYNSADIDYIYIKSDIQTEPTDKSSQRRSYNYRVVMVKDNCELDMKGRCSSGQKVLSSIIIRLALAESFSIKCGILALDEPTTNLDKANSRNLASLLANIVELRKNSSSFQLILITHDNYFVDILSQYGLTNCFYKIKKNNLGYSKIERVHT; encoded by the coding sequence ATGACTACGCTTGAAAAGATTGGAATCCAAGGTATTAGAAGTTATAGTGATGAAGATGTAGAGATTCTGGAGTTTGCAACTCCTATTACGATAATATATGGAAACAATGGTAGTGGTAAATCGACAATAATTGAATGTCTTAAGGTGAGTTGTACAGGTGACTTTCCACCGAACGCCGAGAAAGGGAAATCGTTTTTACATGACCCGCTAATATCTAATAAGATGAATATAAGAGGGAAGATCGATGTacttttaaataattataataataagcGTATTGGTATATCTCGttcttataatttattttattcaaaagataaaaataagaaagTGAAACATACATTTAGAGCtttagataataatataattattaaaaaagagaaaggtgatgatttaattattacaaataaGTGTGTAGATattaataatcatataCCTAAATTAATGGGAGTATCTAAAGCTTTATTAGAAAATGTAATTTTTTGTCATCATGATGAGAATCTGTGGCCTTTTAGTGAAtccataaaaataaaaaaaaaattcgATGAATTATTTGGAGATGATCATTTTTCTAAAATATTagaagaattattaaaatgtaagaaatatttgaatgatttattaaaaagaaaggaatttgatttaatacatataaaagaaaagtttgagaaaaaaaaaaatatatatatcgaaatagaaaaaaatgaaaaggaaATACAAAGTGCTCAAATATGTATACAATTAGATGTAGAAGAGATAGAAGAAAATacaattattttaaataatttaataaaaaaaaaaaatcttttatataaactAATAGGAAATATAgattcttattttttattatattccaAATTTAAAGTAGATGCAGAAGCATATAAAGACCTTAAAGAAGTATATGAAGAAAACTATACAGAATTATTACATTTCCAAGAGgtttttaataatgatattaataaatgtCAAATATGTATACAGAAGGTAAAACAAGATATACACAATTTACAGCATGAAAAAGATACTTGTAtgtttaattataatgaatccaacaaatatgatgataattatgAGCTTTCCAAAAAACAACTcaatgaatatataataaaaagagatgatataataaataagttaaaggatatatttttttataatgatcaaatttttttttctaattaTAAGGCTAACTCATCAGCGGATATTATTAAACATAGTGCAATAAATGAAGGACACCAAAaggaaaaattaaatgaaaagttaaaaaagaaatttaaaaaacatgacagcatatttattaaagagcatttattaaaagaatatgagaacttattaaatatgtatgATATTCATAAGGAAGACATGGCATTGTATAATCATGATGTTATGTTATCTTATAAGAATGAGGAGCACATTCCCTCAAGTGCAAGGTTAATAgaagaattatatttaatatgcCAAAATAAAGTTCAAGATAAAGCGTCTAATAAaagtgatgataataagaACAAATGGGATGACAATAAGAACAAATGGGATGATAATAAGAACAAATGGGATGATAATAAGAACAAATGGGGTGATAATAAGAACAAATGGGATGATAATAAGAACAAATGGGATGATAATAAGAACAAATGGGATGATAATAAGAACAAATGGgataacaataaaaataattttgatgacaataaaaataattttgatgacaataaaaataatttggatgacaataaaaataatttggatgacaataaaaataattttgatgATAACAAATTTAGTGAAATTCCAAATgtatcaaatatattatcgAACGTTccatatttaaaaaagaaacatgagaaaaaaataaattccataagatatgttttaaaaagatatatatcacacataaaaaggaataaatatataaaaagaaatgtaatatataaaataaaaaattataaaaaaagattgTTGAAGatagaaaagaaaataacattattagatatatataaaaataaattaaataaattaaagtctaatgaatttatatatgaacaaaatttaaaaaagatagaaaaattaaaccaactaaaatgtttatatgaTAATCTAACCACTCTTGATGATGAAATggatacatataatattcaaaaagaaaataattattatgaagaacaaatagaaaaaaatatgaaacaaattaattatatacataaattaaaaatatggataCATACCTTTTGTAATATCATAAggaattataatattttctatgAATTTATACAGCGgtgtaaaaaaatacatgCAAATTGTGTACTCTTTTTTGATATCCTCTTTTCTTTGGTGCAGgttataaaaacaaatttttacaaaattgTAGATATGCTGAAAGAAAGGGATATGgatttttattattacattgAGAGGGGcatggaaaaaaaaataataaatgtagaaaaaaataaaagtgtagaaaaaaatataagtgtagaaaaaaataaaagtgtagaaaaaaataaaagtgtagaaaaaaatacaagtgtagaaaaaaatataagtgtagaaaaaaatacaagtgtagaaaaaaatacaagtgtagaaaaaaatacaagtgtagaaaaaaatacaagtgttgaaaaaaaaaaaataaccAAATTGAAGAGTAACATAGAAATAGAAGAAAGTGTAGAAAAGATaaaggataataatataaatgaatgtGACGTAAATGTAGATACATTAAACAAAACAAATAGTATCCATCATGTGaataatagaaaaattaatagTAAGCCTTTAGTTTGTATGAATACACATTTCCAAAGGAAAAgagaaaatgaaaaaataaatgattatACATGTAAATTAAAGAAACAGAAAACACATTTAGATATATccattttaaaaaatagGAAGTACTTAGATATATTGctaaatattataaatatatatatagataaatatgagaataagataaataatgtaaaaaatcttattatatcattaaaagaaaaggtTTTAGAAATAtctaaaaaattaaataatattaataataatataaatgaatataaaaattacttattaaattttaagaatatgcttaaagaaaaaaaatataaagatgTTAAAGATTTTGTTAATTATTTAGAAGCTATTAataatcaaataaaaataaaaaaaaagaatttatgGATGTTAAATGGTAAAGAAGATCTCATGAATGAATTTAAGAACCATCTAAAATcagatgaagaaaataatagtgataatcataaaaaagTAGGTGtagagaaaaaaaaaaaatgtatattttgtaaaagTACCATATctcaaaataataaagatatgGAACAAATCGAAATGTATATAGAAGAACAAAAAAGAGAcatgttaaaaaaaattcaagaatctgaaaaagatattaatatattaaaaaataaaaaagaagaaaatattattttattaaattattattattattatataaaacatatgCATACATATACGAATGATTCAAATGAAATGGTAGTAAGATTAAAAGAAGAACTCTTATCTGTTCAAGAGAgtattgaaaaatataatataaaaataaaaaatattcatagAAAATTTCAACTAGTACaaaaatttaaagaaaCGTGTGTGCATCTAATTAATATTCAAAAGGATATATTAGATgtggaaaaatatataaaagatgaatcgataaaaataaaatggaaTTTTCAAGAAATgcaaaataaaataaatgataacatgaagaataataaaatgagCAATAATATGATCACACCTGATAATATGATCACACCTGATAATATGATCACACCTGATAATATGATCACACgtaataatatgaacacTTGTGATCATTCATTTgtagaaaaattatatcaCGCGATAGAAAATTTAGATATTTCCATAGAAGTAAAGGAAtctaatttattaaaaaatattaaagaatttgttaaaaattttgcaaaatataataacaaagatatcataaatattttttataataaaatgtgtACAACAAATGTAAATGGTTctaattcatatattcCTTATAATGAAATGATTAATGTAGatttatatgaacaatataattaccaaaataattatgaagatagttttaaatataatttatataaaattaataatgCTAATTATATCTGTAAATTGCTTTCACCACATCAAAAGGTTAATCTAAAANNNNNNNNNNNNNNNNNNNNNNNNNNNNNNNNNNNNNNNNNNNNNNNNNNNNNNNNNNNNNNNNNNNNNNNNNNNNNNNNNNNNNAAAAAAAAACAGATGATGATGGAtatgatgatgaaataTTTCCCTGTGATAATATAGAATATGACGAACAATTTTATGAAGATGATCATCATCattcttataataaaagtaaaagtTTAATTGAAAATTATAGAAGTCCTtgtaaaattaaagaaGAAAGTGTAAAAGAACCTAACATGTGTAgtataaaacatatatatgataatgtATCGAGCaatgatgatatattaaagaatGACAAAACGGTTCTTCTTAATAAAGTTAATAGTTCTTATCTTTCATTCGTATTAAATATTGGAACGTCCTTTTACAgaaatgaagaaataaaagaaaataataaaaatgatataaatgaaaCGTATGATAATACAAACAAAATGTGTGATGGTACAAACAAAATGTGTGATGGTACAAACAAAATGTGTGATGATACAAACAAAATATGTGATGATACAAACAAAATATGTGATGATACAAACAAAAAGTTCCATAATACAAACAAACGGTACgataatataaatcaaaataCTTATGGAACATTTTTGAAGTGTTCTCACTTTTTACATGATTTACCTTCAATCATACTAAATAATAAACACTTTGAAAAAATGTATGGTAACTTTTTATCATGTCTAAATGTAGAAGAATATACAAGAAAAGAACAGATCAAGATGattgaaaaaatgaaagtTGTCATAAAGGATAGGAGAGcttatgtaataaaaaaaagcaaAGTATTAGAAAAGActataaatatagataaaagaattagagacctaataaaaaaaatggatatttacattttatattataaagaaaaaaaaaaaaaaatcatagATGAAAAAATACATGCAAAGGATTTATTAATTGAACAACGGGATACTCAattaaaatacataaaaaaatgtattagaaataataagaaaagtatatttttagaaaagagaaattattatttaaaaatgaatatgatatatattttgataaaaaaattaaaacatacagaagaagaaatagcaaagaaagaaaaatatttaaaagatgtgaaagaaaaattaaataataatgaaataattaaaaatcAAGTAATTTGtattgataaaaaaattaatgaaaaaaaagaacatatattatgtttagaaaaagaaaaaatcaatatagaaaaaatgttacataatattattatgaatacaaatatgaagaaaatgtaTGAACAATTCTTGGAACATCATCAgacatttatattatctttgAATCAGTTGAAGGgatctttttttttatacgaagggaaaaatataaaaaatagtaATATCTATAAATTGGAATATAAGGATGAAATAAATGgagataaaaaaaaagaaaatgataataatgtatcttcaaataataactctataataaataatgataatagGAATAAGAAGAATATGTATAATGATGAAGAGAATGGAATAAATTACATTAATGATATTGTAAAAAAGCTTGAAGAGAATTATAACAGTAATActaacatatataattttattaataaaactTTTGATATTACAGAATGTCTAAAAAATAGATTAAAggatattataaaaatagaagAAGATGATTTAAATGAACAAATCGAAAAGTATACTAAATCAATAACAGCcttaaaaattaaagaagCTGAAATGAATGgaaaaatatgtttaagaaaagaatatttagaaaaattaaaagaagatataaaatCTGAAACattaattaatatagataaagaatataagaaaaaaatcatTGAAATTTTTGTATACAAAAATTTAATCAAAGATTTACAAAATTTCCATTTCTCATTTGATCAAGCTATTATTAAATTCCATTCATTAAAAATGCAAGAAATTAATTTAtctattaaaaatttatggAGAAGAGTATATAATAGTGCAGATAtagattatatatatattaaatcCGATATACAAACTGAACCAACAGATAAATCTAGTCAAAGAAGATCTTATAATTATCGAGTTGTTATGGTTAAAGATAATTGCGAACTTGATATGAAAGGTAGATGTTCATCTGGTCAAAAAGTCTTATCatctattattataagatTAGCTCTAGCTGAATCATTTTCTATTAAATGTGGTATCTTAGCATTAGATGAACCTACTACAAATCTAGATAAAGCAAATTCAAGAAATTTAGCTAGTCTACTTGCAAATATTGTAGAACTAAGAAAAAACAGCTCATCATTTCAACTTATACTTATAACAcatgataattattttgttgATATCCTATCACAATATGGGCTAACCAACTGTTtctataaaattaaaaagaacAACCTAGGGTATTCAAAAATTGAAAGAGTTCATACttga